The following is a genomic window from Oryzias latipes chromosome 12, ASM223467v1.
CTCCTGTTCTGCGTAGATTTGACACTTTTTTCTGGAACGAAAAAGGTTTTGTTCCAACTGTCATCTTCAGGGCAGCGCGCAAAGACGCGCAGGAGCGCTGCTGTCCGCCGCAGACAAAAGAGGCTCCACGGCGGGACACGGACCTGGCTCCTCACTAGAGGGGGCCCCAGACCCACCTAAACACCTCTCGGGTTCAGCGAGCACTCCCCGCGCGCCTCCCTGCACCACGGATCCTCGTAAAGCCGCACATCCAGGGCGCAGCGCGCCTTCACCAGACCAGAGCCAAACATCATATGATGAGATTTACATAAGGGTCTGTCTGTGAGGATAATCACTCACTTCCTCCCGAATTCaataaagaaaaccaaactgGCTGTAAGTGCTTTCTGGGATTGTCTGGACACATTTTGGGAGTGCTTAAATGGATTTTATGGAGCACTGCCGTTCATTAAAAATGCCGTTTTCCTCTCTGACGCGCATGGGACAGGAAATAAAAACCCGGCCTGTCAGAGAGCGCACTGAGGGACTGCTGGAGGGAAACCCCGTGACCTTGTCATTTCCTATCGATCCCCCTTTTGTTATTGATCAATAATGGTAATCACAACACTGGTGATTCTAAATAAATCCCACTCACCTACAAAGATGCGCGGAGGGCCGAGGAGGCGCAGCGAAAGACCAAACAACCAACAAAACTTTCTTCTCCATGAGACAGATgagatttctcctttttttctgttcctacCTGCCAGTCTGAGGGCCGACATCCTCTGGAACTCGGGCTCCTGCAGCCACTTCCACATCCTCCGGAAAGTCTCCCGGCCTGACTTTAGTTTACTCCAGGGTTTGGGGTTCCTCAGGAGGTCCGACAGGGTCCCTTGGGAGCGGCACAGCACCCTTTGAGCGAAGATGGCCTGAGGGATGCTGTACCTCTTCAGCTCTGCCGTGATCCTCTGCGCAACCTCTTTGGTGTTGATTTCCTCCAGCTGACCCGAGCCGTTACCCCCTTGCGTCCCCGAGGAGGAGGGCGGTCTTTCTCGGGTGGAAGCCAACACGGGCCCGTGGGACGGAGActggaggtgggggtgggggtggtggcCCGCGGAGGAGGCGGCGGGGTGCCCCGGGTGGTGCATGCCGTTCAGGTGTGGCATCATCCCGGCGGCGGGGCCGCCGAGGCCTCggtgctggtggtggtggtggtggtccCCTCTGGCCAGCATGGACGCCGTGTGGTGCGCGTCAAAATTCAGCATCTTGTCGTGTCCGCCGTGCGTCGTGGCGCCGTAGTTGTGGAGACCCTGCTGGGTGTTGTGGATGGAACCCAAGCCGTTCCCCAGCACCGGGGACAGGCTCTGACCCATCCCGGACATGGGGTCTTTGTGGTAGGGGCTGTAGATGTTGTTCATGCCCGGCAGCCCCCGCTCGTCCCGCATCAGAGTAAAGCTCCCGCTCACGTTCCCGGAGAGCCGctggtggtggtgatggtggtgggCGAACTTGTCGGACACGGTGGAGATGGGGGGAAGCGGCTGCAGCGGCGTCAGGGTGGTGTAGGTGCCGCTCATTCCCATCCCGGGAGAGGAGGCGTCGCAGGGCACGCTCATGGCGTGGTGAAGCGGCAGTGACAGCTCCGGCCGGTACTCCCCGCTCCCGTCCAGGATGCTGGCCATGCCGGACACCATGGCGGAGCGGGAGgacgcggcggcggcggcggccaGGTCCTGGTGTATCCGCAGGGTGGACGCAGCcgcagccgccgccgccgccgctccgGGTCCCCCGGCCGCTACCGACGAGCCTCCGCGGCCGTGATGCGGGCTGTGGCCGCTCATCAGCTCCGCGTCAGGGGCCACGGAGCTGACCGACACCCCGCCATGCAGGCTGCCAATGCCGTCCATTGTCATGTCTGCGTTCATGGCGTAAGCGTCCAGGTCCTTGGCCAGGCATCTATAGGCGTTAGTGTAGGCAGTCTTCATTCATCTGTCCTCTCAGTCCATCAGGGTGAGCACAAttctttctcctcttcttcctcctcctttcctGCCGGGATGGGTCAGCAGCCGTGCTCCCGCTTTCCCCCTCTGCGTCCTCCCAGGGCGTCTCTTTGTGTCTTCCCCCCGGAGTGCGCGCATGAAAAAGCCTGTCTTATCTCGCTCGTTCGGGCCCGCGCGCCGGCTCCCCCATATCCagccctctcctcctcctgcgTTGCTCTGCGCTCCGGTCGGGAGCTGTCCGCGGTCCCCTAGACGCGCCCTCAGCCCAACCTGCTGAGGGGAGCGGAGAGCAACAAAGAGGCTGGGTCAGAGGGGCCTCACCCTCGGGAGTGACGGAGGAACCGACCAATCAAAGGGGGCGAGACTGGGACAGGAGGGGCGGGGCCGTGACTCGGTCCACCAACCGAGGCGTCCGCTGGCCTCAGAGGTTCTGACAATGAGGCAGCTCTGGCTGAAATGAGGAAGCATCCTTATGGTTTGGTACATCTGAAGAATGCAGATTCTTTAcgcacaaagacagaaaagtcgCTTCAATCTTTTCTGGAGAAACGTCTTaagtgatgtttatgttctccttGATGATATTCTTTTAGACAAAGACGCTCATCCACAAAACATTAAACTCAAAAAGTTTCAAATTGGTCCTCAGACCAAAGTTGCCCTTTCTGAGCAGGAGGTTCACAACTCATCTCCGTCCCAAACAGAGGAAGCGGCGCTTTCTCTTCATCTCCGAGAAGCTCTTTGCCTCACAGGCATCATTAAAATTTGATCCCATCTCAGccctcatctcatcacctgctgCTTGTGTCTGTTGAGTGTAacttgaggaaaaaaacatcaaactacAGCTGACTGTAAAACAACAGCAAGTCTCCAAAGCGAAGCTGGGCTCCTCTTTTCTCACCAGTGCAAACATTTGGGCAAAGATCAGGCTCCTGTTGTAACACAAAAAGGAGGAGATCTCTGGAGTTCTGTAGCatcatttaaaatagtttaatatAAACACACTGTGTGTGTCTATATACATATATTGATGACGACAAAATTCGTTGCATTTATAGAATATTTAAatccacaatttgaataagtaattgaatctttttcatttattttttcaatccaACGTTTAGAAAAGTTTAACTgatggattttgtgtccatgatTTTGCCTGTCAGCCCTTGATTGCTTTTGTGAAACTTAATAAAGTTGTGCGAACAAAGAAAAGGCAGAGCGCCCGACCCGACCCCTCTGGTAAAGTCCATTTATCCACATGTGAGTGTTTCTGCCCACTGCAGCAGAGAGGCACGTGAACAGGAGGATTCAGTTGTGTGTGGAGCGTCACATCTGTCACAAAGAGAAACAGCACACGGGTCTGCAGTGTGTGCTCACCACGCACAACTGCTCCCACTCTGACACTTTGGACACTAAGTTTTCCTCCCATGGATCCCAGTCCGGGTGGGCTGAGAGTTTGGGATGTCTTATCCCGTTGAACCAATAAAATGCTGTCATCAGTTCATCCATCTCTAAATCtgaatgctcttcctgacaccaCCCTCTGTGTTTACCGGGTTTGGGACAAGCACAAGCAGGACTCTGGCTTGTTCTCTGCTGAGgctgcatttatcttttttttctttttatgtctgtttctttatccgtccgtccatccttctgtttttgtttctttcttttttttttattatgttttttttgtggaggtttttttgtgcttttcattCCTTTAGTGAGATATTGTGGGCCGTCACATTTAAgggggcatccccccgcccttAAATGCCTAAATCCGTCTCTTGCATAACTGAAGCTAATGATGAGGTGGCATTGTCGGACTTTCCTCTTGCATCACGCCTCCTAAAAGGAGAAACATCTTGACTGCAGGCCGGGAAGTCGAGCTGTTTGGGAGTGTTTTGCAGGATGAAGGTCTGACATCGTGAAAGAAACTGAAATATCTTGAGAAGAGGCTCTGATTTGATGTTCAGTGACgccgattttcttttttctatcagtcagagcaggaaaaagtgaatttatttaatcccacccctactgagttactTCATTTTATGGTTTTGCATGGGTTTCCTAATTCAGCTCTGATCAGATCACGTGCAGATTTTTAATATGTCTAATAAAAGAAGAAAGTGTAACTGTGTTGTTTCTGCTAGAAGCATCTCTGCCTCCAGCATCTCCTGGATTCCCTGCTTGGATTCTCCGGCTTGTCCTGCACAGACGCTCACATTTCTGAAGCCTGATGGCGTTTTGCATGTCAAGTCTGTTTCTCTCCTGGttgatcttttcttttacaGAGGAAGTTGTGGGACACAGGTGTCCCCTCACCTGTCAGGATCAGAAGCCGGTGTGTCTTAGTCACTGTCCACTCTTTGTTCCTAGTCTAGTCACTTCTGGCTTTGACTATTGCAGTGCATGTCTCTCTGCTCTTCCCAATAAAACTCAATTAGTCCAGAGTTCAGCATCCTCACCAGAACTCCTTCCTTCCATTACATCCCTCCCATTCTCCAGCAGCTGAACGGGCTTCCAGACATTTTCAGGATTCAATTCAAATCCTTCTC
Proteins encoded in this region:
- the onecut2 gene encoding one cut domain family member 2 isoform X2, which gives rise to MKTAYTNAYRCLAKDLDAYAMNADMTMDGIGSLHGGVSVSSVAPDAELMSGHSPHHGRGGSSVAAGGPGAAAAAAAAASTLRIHQDLAAAAAASSRSAMVSGMASILDGSGEYRPELSLPLHHAMSVPCDASSPGMGMSGTYTTLTPLQPLPPISTVSDKFAHHHHHHQRLSGNVSGSFTLMRDERGLPGMNNIYSPYHKDPMSGMGQSLSPVLGNGLGSIHNTQQGLHNYGATTHGGHDKMLNFDAHHTASMLARGDHHHHHQHRGLGGPAAGMMPHLNGMHHPGHPAASSAGHHPHPHLQSPSHGPVLASTRERPPSSSGTQGGNGSGQLEEINTKEVAQRITAELKRYSIPQAIFAQRVLCRSQGTLSDLLRNPKPWSKLKSGRETFRRMWKWLQEPEFQRMSALRLAACKRKEQDTAKDRSNTPKKSRLVFTDLQRRTLLAIFKENKRPSKEMQLTISQQLGLELTTVSNFFMNARRRSLDKWTDDGASPGGQSSASSTCTKA
- the onecut2 gene encoding one cut domain family member 2 isoform X1 encodes the protein MKTAYTNAYRCLAKDLDAYAMNADMTMDGIGSLHGGVSVSSVAPDAELMSGHSPHHGRGGSSVAAGGPGAAAAAAAAASTLRIHQDLAAAAAASSRSAMVSGMASILDGSGEYRPELSLPLHHAMSVPCDASSPGMGMSGTYTTLTPLQPLPPISTVSDKFAHHHHHHQRLSGNVSGSFTLMRDERGLPGMNNIYSPYHKDPMSGMGQSLSPVLGNGLGSIHNTQQGLHNYGATTHGGHDKMLNFDAHHTASMLARGDHHHHHQHRGLGGPAAGMMPHLNGMHHPGHPAASSAGHHPHPHLQSPSHGPVLASTRERPPSSSGTQGGNGSGQLEEINTKEVAQRITAELKRYSIPQAIFAQRVLCRSQGTLSDLLRNPKPWSKLKSGRETFRRMWKWLQEPEFQRMSALRLAVASCRSPVRYNPYSNVPHSDTEAKVTHAVYSTCKRKEQDTAKDRSNTPKKSRLVFTDLQRRTLLAIFKENKRPSKEMQLTISQQLGLELTTVSNFFMNARRRSLDKWTDDGASPGGQSSASSTCTKA